In a genomic window of Glycine max cultivar Williams 82 chromosome 13, Glycine_max_v4.0, whole genome shotgun sequence:
- the LOC100808459 gene encoding protein DOG1-like 4, with translation MKNPVAESFTDFYDKWVWKLEEILHQLLEVSKQRTEVVKTEQELQVLVSKVTSHLKEYYTIKWASAHEEVLVFFSPAWLSPLENAYLWITGWKPSMVFKLLETLKKQASGGDFVMTEEQVRKIEELRKRTRMEEEKVEREMERQQVAMADRKMVELVKLTGRARNNGSGGGGDAVDAVVEVALKGVLAGLERVMKASDCVRLKTLKGVLDVLSPMQCVDFLAANIAMQLRLRQWGKKKRDIAAAGSTLNVNQDN, from the coding sequence ATGAAGAATCCCGTGGCCGAGAGTTTCACCGACTTCTACGACAAGTGGGTTTGGAAGCTCGAGGAGATCCTACACCAGCTCCTCGAGGTGTCCAAACAGAGAACTGAGGTGGTCAAAACTGAGCAAGAGCTGCAGGTTTTGGTGTCAAAAGTCACATCCCATTTGAAGGAATACTACACTATAAAGTGGGCATCCGCACATGAAGAGGTGCTTGTGTTCTTCTCGCCGGCGTGGTTGAGTCCTCTGGAGAATGCTTATTTGTGGATCACAGGGTGGAAGCCCTCCATGGTGTTCAAGCTTCTGGAAACTCTCAAGAAGCAAGCGAGTGGTGGTGATTTTGTGATGACGGAGGAGCAGGTGAGGAAGATCGAGGAGCTGaggaagaggacgaggatggAGGAGGAGAAGGTGGAGAGGGAGATGGAGAGGCAGCAGGTGGCCATGGCTGACCGCAAGATGGTGGAGTTGGTCAAGCTCACCGGCAGAGCAAGGAACAACggtagtggtggtggtggtgatgcgGTGGATGCGGTGGTGGAGGTGGCCTTAAAAGGGGTTCTTGCGGGGTTGGAGAGGGTCATGAAGGCTTCGGATTGCGTGAGGCTCAAGACACTCAAAGGGGTGTTGGATGTGCTTAGTCCAATGCAGTGTGTCGATTTCTTGGCTGCAAATATTGCTATGCAGCTAAGACTCAGGCAATGGGGGAAGAAGAAGAGGGACATTGCTGCTGCAGGATCCACACTCAATGTGAATCAGGACAACTGA